Proteins encoded within one genomic window of Oryza brachyantha chromosome 7, ObraRS2, whole genome shotgun sequence:
- the LOC102712550 gene encoding aspartic proteinase nepenthesin-1-like gives MASTGAAAILGLILLLLPPITLAGDDLRGFRATLTRIHKLSPGNHSEAVRRDSHRLSFLSYATAVGKASNSSSSVSIKALIENGAVSYHMNLSMGTPPVTFPAMIDTGSDLIWTQCAACTKCFKQPTPLFEPARSSTFSKLPCNSSFCQSLPTSFRTCNATGCVYNYRYGVGYTAGYLATEKLTVGDASFRNVAFGCSTANEGTRDNASGLVGLGRTPLSLVSQLGVGRFSYCLRSYKDAGDSPILFGSLAKLTGANVQSTPLLRHPDMPDSSTWYYVNLTGITVGSTDVPVTSSTFGFTQTGLGGGTIVDSGTTYTYLAKDGYAMVKQAFLSQMANLKALNGTRFGLDLCFLPSGGDVPVAVPSLVLRFAGGAEYVVPRDNYLADLVDSRQGNVVGACLLVLPAKDGWSISIIGNRMQMGMHVLYDLDGEKFSFAPADCAKV, from the coding sequence ATGGCGTCCACAGGTGCAGCAGCCATACTAGgtctcatcctcctcctcctcccgccgatCACTCTCGCCGGTGACGACCTTCGAGGCTTCCGCGCCACTCTTACTCGCATCCACAAGCTATCCCCTGGGAACCACTCCGAGGCGGTACGCCGCGACAGCCACCgcctctctttcctctcctACGCCACCGCAGTTGGCAAGGCCAGcaactcgtcgtcgtcggtgagtATCAAGGCACTGATCGAGAACGGCGCGGTATCGTACCACATGAACCTGTCCATGGGAACGCCGCCGGTCACCTTCCCGGCCATGATCGACACCGGCAGCGACCTCATATGGACGCAATGCGCGGCGTGCACCAAATGCTTCAAGCAGCCCACGCCGCTGTTCGAGCCGGCGAGGTCCTCCACCTTCTCCAAGCTGCCGTGCAATAGCTCCTTCTGCCAGTCCCTGCCGACGTCCTTCCGCACGTGCAACGCCACCGGCTGCGTCTACAACTACCGCTACGGCGTCGGCTACACTGCCGGCTACCTCGCCACCGAGAAGCTTACCGTCGGGGACGCCTCTTTCCGCAACGTCGCTTTCGGGTGCAGCACCGCGAACGAGGGGACCAGGGACAACGCATCCGGCTTGGTGGGGCTTGGCCGcacccctctctccctcgtgTCGCAGCTCGGCGTCGGCCGGTTCTCCTACTGCCTCCGCTCCTACAAGGACGCTGGCGACAGCCCAATACTTTTCGGCTCCCTGGCCAAGTTAACGGGCGCAAATGTTCAGTCCACGCCTCTCCTGCGGCACCCCGATATGCCAGACTCGTCGACCTGGTACTACGTCAACCTCACCGGCATCACGGTCGGCTCGACCGACGTCCCGGTCACGAGCAGCACGTTTGGGTTCACGCAGaccggcctcggcggcggcacaaTCGTGGACTCCGGCACGACGTACACGTACCTCGCCAAAGACGGCTACGCGATGGTGAAGCAGGCCTTCCTGTCGCAGATGGCTAACCTGAAGGCGCTGAACGGCACGCGCTTCGGCTTGGACCTGTGCTTCCTccccagcggcggcgacgtgccCGTGGCCGTGCCGAGTCTGGTGCTGCGCTTCGCGGGGGGAGCAGAGTACGTCGTGCCACGGGACAACTACTTAGCCGATTTGGTGGACTCGCGGCAGGGCAACGTGGTCGGGGCGTGCCTCCTGGTGCTCCCGGCGAAGGATGGCTGGTCCATCTCCATCATAGGCAACCGCATGCAGATGGGCATGCATGTGCTCTACGATCTCGATGGCGAGAAGTTCTCCTTCGCGCCCGCGGATTGCGCCAAAGTGTGA
- the LOC102722035 gene encoding aspartic proteinase nepenthesin-1-like has product MGSTVILVVSAFLLVVLRQAPAPLVAGGSTRPDGFRGSLLLKELALPNDGGHPLLRRRLSEPTGVHIKGSTGLYYVMELAVGTPPVTVQAMVGSSDLCWVECSPCSGCGSGSTPRAAGARLYDRANSSSFSPVACTSRSCKILQKETRTNCTGDAACGYRYVYGATDTDNNYVQGILGTETFTFGSSKEVTMQNFVFGCTNTIYRNDLFNGHVTLSSAYISQVCAIGLGRTNLSLVGQLGLERFSNCLSSNPKVASPILFGSRAQMTGGGISSTPLLYHYMDYSVNLVGISVDGARLPIPNDTFALDPKTGAGGFSFETGAAATLLVDPAYTAVVEAFRERISKTHRVVNGSSLLCFLVDGGASGDVAVPSMTMHFDGMDMELRQKNYFASGKLESGDGAMCLMIGRSKTTSIIGSVMQMDFHVLYDLKNSVLSVQRADCSKI; this is encoded by the exons ATGGGAAGCACAGTAATCCTTGTCGTGTCAGCTTTTCTCCTGGTTGTCCTGCGGCAGGCTCCGGCGCCGCTGGTAGCCGGCGGCTCCACCCGACCTGATGGGTTCAGGGGTTCTCTACTTCTGAAGGAGCTGGCACTTCCAAACGACGGCGGCCACCctctcctccggcggcggctgtcCGAGCCCACCGGCGTCCATATCAAGGGTAGTACTGGTCTTTACTACGTGATGGAGCTCGCCGTCGGCACCCCGCCGGTCACCGTCCAGGCCATGGTCGGCAGCAGCGACCTCTGCTGGGTGGAGTGCAGCCCATGCAGCGgctgcggcagcggcagcacgccgcgggcggcgggggcgcggcTATACGACCGCGCGAATTCGAGCAGCTTCTCCCCAGTGGCTTGCACGAGCAGGTCCTGCAAGATTTTGCAGAAGGAGACCCGCACCAATTGCACTGGCGACGCTGCGTGCGGATACCGCTACGTGTATGGGGCAACCGACACGGACAACAACTACGTCCAAGGGATTCTTGGCACCGAGACCTTCACGTTCGGCAGCAGCAAGGAAGTTACCATGCAGAACTTCGTTTTCGGCTGCACCAACACGATCTACCGCAACGACTTGTTTAACGGGCACGTAACCCTATCTTCTGCATACATATCTCAAGTTT GTGCTATTGGGCTTGGGAGAACCAATCTGTCGCTGGTGGGCCAGCTCGGCTTGGAGCGATTCTCCAACTGCCTCTCGTCGAATCCCAAAGTTGCCAGCCCCATCCTGTTCGGCTCCAGGGCTCAGATGACCGGAGGTGGAATCTCATCCACCCCTCTCCTCTACCACTACATGGATTACAGCGTCAACCTGGTCGGCATCTCCGTCGACGGAGCCCGCCTCCCCATCCCCAACGACACGTTCGCGCTCGACCCCAagaccggcgccggcggcttctCCTTCGagaccggcgcggcggccaccCTGCTGGTCGACCCGGCCTACACCGCCGTCGTGGAGGCGTTCAGGGAGAGGATTTCCAAGACGCACAGGGTCGTCAACGGGAGCAGCCTGCTGTGCTtcctcgtcgacggcggcgcgagcggcgatGTCGCCGTGCCGTCGATGACGATGCACTTCGACGGCATGGACATGGAGCTGCGGCAGAAGAACTACTTCGCCTCCGGCAAGCTggagagcggcgacggcgcgatgtGCCTGATGATCGGCAGGTCGAAGACCACCTCGATCATTGGCAGCGTCATGCAGATGGACTTCCACGTGCTGTACGATCTCAAGAACTCCGTCCTGTCCGTGCAGCGCGCTGACTGCAGCAAAATCTGA
- the LOC121055054 gene encoding aspartic proteinase nepenthesin-1-like, with protein MAFQASILLCLLVLLPRVDMSSTPNRGVRLELTHADDRGGYAGAERVRRAADRTHRRVNGLLGSVDEPSTGKLRSDGAAANVHASTATYLVDVAIGTPPLPLTAVLDTGSDLVWTQCDAPCRTCFPQPSPLYVPGRSATYANVSCRSPMCQALQSPWSRCSAPDPSCPYYFSYGDGTSTDGVLATETFTLGSDTTVRGVAFGCGTENLGGTDNSSGLVGMGRGPLSLVSQLGVTRFSYCFTPFNATAASPLFLGSSARLSSSAKTTPFAPNPSGARRRSSYYYLSLEGITVGDTMLPIDPSVFQLTPMGNGGLIIDSGTTFTALEERAFVALARAVAARVRLPLASGAHLGLSLCFAAAAPEAVDVPRLVLHFDGADMELPRESYVVEDPSAGVLCLGMVSARGMSVLGSMQQQNMHVLYDLRRGLLSFEPAKCGDL; from the coding sequence ATGGCGTTCCAGGCATCGATCCTCCTCTGCTTGCTTGTCTTGTTACCGCGCGTAGACATGTCGTCCACGCCGAACCGTGGCGTCCGTCTTGAGCTCACTCACGCCGACGACCGCGGCGGCTATGCGGGGGCTGAGcgcgtccgccgcgccgccgaccggACCCACCGCCGCGTGAACGGCCTCCTCGGATCGGTTGATGAGCCGTCAACGGGAAAGCTGCGCAGCGACGGTGCCGCAGCGAACGTGCACGCCAGCACGGCGACGTACCTCGTCGATGTCGCCATcggcacgccgccgctcccgctgACCGCGGTGCTCGACACGGGGAGCGACCTCGTCTGGACGCAGTGCGACGCGCCGTGCCGGACGTGCTTCccgcagccgtcgccgctgtacGTGCCGGGCAGGTCGGCGACGTACGCCAACGTGTCGTGCCGCTCGCCGATGTGCCAGGCGCTCCAGAGCCCCTGGTCCCGCTGCTCGGCGCCGGACCCGAGCTGCCCGTACTACTTCTCCTACGGCGACGGCACCTCCACCGACGGCGTCCTCGCCACCGAGACGTTCACGCTCGGGTCGGATACCACCGTGCGCGGCGTCGCCTTTGGGTGCGGGACGGAGAACCTCGGCGGCACGGACAACTCCTCCGGCCTGGTCGGAATGGGGCGAGGCCCGCTGTCGCTGGTGTCTCAGCTCGGCGTCACCAGGTTCTCCTACTGCTTCACGCCCTTCAACGCCACCGCGGCGAGCCCGCTCTTCTTGGGCTCGTCGGCGCGCCTCTCGTCCTCAGCCAAGACCACGCCGTTCGCGCCGAACCcgagcggcgcgcggcggaggagctcgtACTACTACCTCTCCCTGGAAGGGATCACCGTCGGCGACACCATGCTCCCGATCGACCCATCCGTCTTCCAGCTGACGCCGATGGGCAACGGCGGGCTGATTATCGACTCCGGCACGACGTTCACCGCGCTGGAGGAGCGCGCGTTCGTGGCGCTGGCGCGCGCGGTCGCCGCGCGCGTGCGGCTGCCCCTGGCGAGCGGCGCCCACCTCGGCCTCAGCCTCTGCttcgcggcggccgcgccggagGCCGTGGACGTGCCGCGGCTGGTGCTCCACTTCGACGGCGCCGACATGGAGCTCCCCCGGGAGAGCTACGTGGTGGAGGACCCGAGCGCCGGCGTGTTGTGCCTCGGTATGGTGAGCGCGCGGGGGATGTCGGTGCTCGgcagcatgcagcagcagaacATGCACGTCCTGTACGACCTCCGGCGAGGCTTGCTGTCGTTCGAGCCTGCCAAATGCGGCGATCTTTAA
- the LOC102722317 gene encoding aspartic proteinase nepenthesin-1-like → MVLGIDGMSVKMAASLRVAVALVCAAVAVADAAAGGVRVGLTRIHSEPGVTASQFVRDALRRDMHRRARFGRELASAASTVSAPVRKDLPNGGEYIMTLAIGTPPLSYPAIADTGSDLVWTQCAPCGKQCFKQPSKLYNPSSSPTFRVLPCNSSLNLCAAEAALAGATPPRGCACRYNQTYGTGWTAGVQGSETFTFGSTPAHQVRVPSIAFGCSNASSDDWNGSAGLVGLGRGSLSLVSQLAAGMFSYCLTPFMDTQSKSTLLLGPAAALNGTGVRSTPFVPSPSKQPMSTYYYLNLTGISVGTAALSIPPNAFSLRADGTGGLIIDSGTTITSLVDAAYRKVRAAVQSLVKLPVTDGSGATGLDLCFALPSPTSTPPATLPSMTLHFGGADMVLPVENYMILDGGMWCLAMRSQTDGELSTLGNYQQQNLHILYDVQKEMLSFAPAKCSTL, encoded by the coding sequence ATGGTGTTAGGAATCGATGGTATGAGCGTGAAAATGGCGGCGTCGCTACGTGTGGCCGTCGCGTTGGTGTGTGCCGCGgtggccgtcgccgacgctgcggccggcggcgtccgcgTCGGGCTGACGCGCATCCACTCCGAGCCCGGCGTCACCGCGTCCCAGTTCGTGCGCGACGCCCTGCGCCGCGACATGCACCGGCGCGCGCGGTTCGGGCGAGAGctcgcgtcggcggcgtcgacggtgTCCGCGCCGGTGCGGAAGGACCTGCCCAACGGCGGGGAGTACATCATGACGCTGGCCATCGgcacgccgccgctgtcgtACCCGGCCATCGCCGACACCGGCAGTGACCTCGTCTGGACGCAGTGCGCGCCCTGCGGGAAGCAGTGCTTCAAGCAGCCGAGCAAGCTGTATAACCCGTCGAGCTCGCCGACGTTCCGCGTGCTCCCGTGCAACAGCTCGCTGAACCTGTgcgcggccgaggcggcgctggCCGGGGCGACCCCGCCGCGGGGGTGCGCGTGCAGGTACAACCAGACGTACGGCACCGGGTGGACGGCCGGAGTCCAGGGCTCGGAGACGTTCACGTTCGGCTCGACGCCGGCCCACCAGGTGCGGGTCCCCAGCATTGCCTTCGGGTGCAGCAACGCCAGCAGCGACGACTGGAACGGCTCGGCGGGGCTCGTCGGGCTGGGCAGGGGCAGCCTTTCGCTCGTCtcgcagctcgccgccggcatgtTCTCCTACTGCCTGACACCGTTCATGGACACCCAAAGCAAGAGCACCCTCCTCCTAgggccagcggcggcgctcAACGGCACCGGCGTCCGGTCGACGCCCTTCGTCCCCAGCCCGTCCAAGCAACCGATGAGCACGTACTACTACCTCAACCTGACCGGCATATCCGTGGGCACGGCGGCGCTGTCCATCCCTCCCAACGCGTTCTCCCTGCGGGCCGACGGCACCGGCGGGCTCATCATAGACTCCGGCACGACCATCACGTCGCTGGTCGACGCGGCCTACAGGAAAGTCCGCGCCGCGGTGCAGTCCCTGGTGAAGCTCCCGGTGACGGACGGGTCGGGCGCCACGGGGCTCGACCTGTGCTTCGCCctgccgtcgccgacgtcgacgccgccggccacgctgCCCAGCATGACGCTCCACTTCGGCGGCGCCGACATGGTGCTGCCGGTGGAGAACTACATGATCCTCGACGGCGGCATGTGGTGCCTGGCGATGCGGAGCCAGACCGACGGCGAGCTGAGCACGCTCGGCAACTACCAGCAGCAAAACCTGCACATACTCTACGACGTCCAGAAGGAGATGCTGTCGTTTGCTCCGGCCAAATGCAGCACCCTCTGA